The following is a genomic window from Thermodesulfobacteriota bacterium.
CCGCTGTGATCAATGTGCGCATGAGAGAGAATCATGCAGTCAATCGTTGAAGGGTCAAATATCCACTCGGTATTAAAGTCCTCAAATTCCTCATCTCTTCCCTGATATAGACCGCAGTCCA
Proteins encoded in this region:
- a CDS encoding MBL fold metallo-hydrolase, which translates into the protein MEIQFCGAAQTVTGSCHLLTLDDGYKILMDCGLYQGRDEEFEDFNTEWIFDPSTIDCMILSHAHIDHSG